In the Oryzias latipes chromosome 23, ASM223467v1 genome, one interval contains:
- the LOC101172780 gene encoding leucine-rich repeat and transmembrane domain-containing protein 2 — protein sequence MLPHTHPPGGTGLPPTNSATDLARSVSLCVLCLLAALLPPASPCPPPCLCSSDDLVVDCGGRGLSSLPPLHLLPQRSRSLLLTNNKLASLDAYAFANLSSLEELDLSNNYLDNLPGGLFRDMSNLTRLTLHNNSLTVMDRELFQGLASLQSLDLSLNGLSTVPLGLLDELQKLRWLSLAGNRLHGLERAAFEPLANLQHLELGHNPWECDCNLRDFKHWMEWLLYRGGKVDAMECTLPKDLRGRDIRGVPVEMFNYCLQLEDENGGGGEGSRSGQGGGPPCSRSALNPSGSTPASDNSVDGSSAGGGGGGGGDAPPDCVRARYRPVSVRRAIGTVVIAGVVCGIVCIMMVAAAAYGCIYASLMAKYQRELKKRQPLMGDGEADGEDREEKQISSVA from the exons TCTCCCTCTGTGTCCTCTGCCTCTTGGCTGCACTGCTGCCACCAGCCTCCCCCTGCCCTCCTCCCTGCCTCTGCTCCTCGGATGACCTTGTGGTGGACTGCGGAGGACGTGGTCTCTCCTCATTGCCTCCTTTGCACCTCCTGCCTCAGAGAAGTCGCTCTCTCCTCCTCACCAACAACAAGCTTGCCTCGCTGGATGCCTATGCTTTTGCTAACCTCTCTTCACTAGAG gAGCTTGACCTCTCCAACAATTATCTGGATAATTTGCCTGGTGGATTATTCAGAGACATGTCAAACCTGACAAGACTGACTCTACACAACAATTCCCTGACAGTCATGGACAGAGAACTCTTTCAG GGTCTAGCCAGTCTACAGAGTCTGGACCTGTCATTAAATGGTCTGTCCACAGTTCCTCTGGGTCTCCTTGATGAGTTACAGAAGCTCAG GTGGCTGTCACTAGCAGGTAACAGACTTCATGGTTTGGAGAGGGCAGCATTTGAGCCACTGGCCAACCTACAACACCTGGAACTGGGACACAACCCCTGGGAGTGCGACTGCAATCTCCGTGATTTCAAGCACTGGATGGAGTGGCTGCTGTACCGAG GGGGGAAGGTTGATGCGATGGAGTGCACGCTCCCAAAAGATCTGCGTGGGAGAGACATTCGTGGCGTTCCGGTGGAAATGTTCAACTACTGCCTCCAACTAGAAGATGAAAATGGAGGGGGTGGTGAGGGTTCGCGATCTGGACAAGGAGGCGGTCCTCCATGCAGCAGGAGCGCTCTCAACCCAAGCGGGTCGACGCCAGCTTCTGACAACAGTGTTGATGGCTCctctgctggaggaggaggaggaggtggaggcgaCGCGCCACCAGATTGTGTTCGAGCCCGCTACCGACCTGTTAGTGTGCGCCGCGCCATTGGCACGGTGGTAATTGCAGGCGTGGTGTGCGGCATTGTTTGCATCATGATGGTTGCTGCAGCTGCTTATGGCTGCATCTATGCCTCCCTGATGGCCAAATACCAGAGAGAGCTAAAGAAGAGACAGCCACTGATGGGAGATGGAGAGGCTGATGGGGAAGACAGGGAGGAGAAGCAGATCTCCTCTGTAGCCTAA